The Hippopotamus amphibius kiboko isolate mHipAmp2 chromosome 16, mHipAmp2.hap2, whole genome shotgun sequence genomic interval AATGACATCCCGAGCCCCAGACCCggacccagccccagccccactgtCTTCCCGCTGAAGGCGGCAACGGTTCATCTTCAGCTGAGTCAGCTGGATGTAGCGCAGGACGTTGGtgtctgcaggggaggtgggcagggcatTATCTGGGTGTCCTGGGACAGCAGGTGACATCTGCACCACCTGGGCTCAAACTTCATGGTCCCcagccttcagtggctcccccATACAGCTGCTATTGCCAGAGCTCTTCTCCAAAAGCCCCAGCCAAGCTAGCGGAGCAGCGCGTGTTGCACCTCCACACTTTTGCATCTGCTGTGCCCTCTGTCAGGCATGCCTCTGCTCAGAGTCTCCAGTCACACTTCGCACCCTCCAGTAACATCTGCAAGAAGCCTGTTCTCTCCAAACCGCTTAGCAGGAAAACTCATCTCGCCTCCGCTCCCACACCCTGTGTCATGCACCTGTTGTGTTCCCTCTTTATTGGCTCATAATACAGAACTGAGTATTgtgtctgccccaccccccccacatacacacaccccatgATCTCCCACAGGGGGAGGAACAAGCATCCAGCTCTGCCAACCCCACTCTCTGCCAATTCCCTGGGATTGCCAGGAAACAGGTGAATGAATAGGTGAGTGTGTGAATGGGTTAGTGAGCGAGTAGATGGAtgagtttggggggaggggtaaatggagatggaggaggggggtTGTGAGTAGCCAGGGAAGTGGCTGAGTAGGTGAATAGGAGGCATCAGGATGGGTTAATGATGGAAAAAATGAGAGGTGATTGGGTGAATGTCAGAGGAATGATGGGTGAGTGGACACGAATGAATGGCAGGCGAGTGGATGAGTGGGTGTGTAAGGAGTAGATGGGTGGAGAGTGGACGTGGGATAGGGGGTGCAGCATTCACTGAAGCGGTTCTGCCCTGATCCTCCTGCCCTTGTTTCCACCTCCCTAACCCCTTTccctactccctcccacccctcacctgtGGGCTCGCGGCTGCGGGCCTCCTGCAGGTAGCGCAAGGCGCGTGCATAGTCGCCCAGGTGGTAGAAGGCAATGCCGGCGCGGTAGGTAGCCTTGAAGTTGCCCTGCTGCTTCTCCAGCACCTTGAGGCAGTACTCGCGCACCCGCTCATAGTTCACCAGCTCCgactgcagcaggcaggctgcggAGCACCACGACCGGTGCTCTCAGAGCCCGTAGACACCCCAGGCCTCACCTGACCGCGAGGAGCCTGGCCTTCAGGCTTCAGAGAACCCCTTCCCTTTCCCACGGCTGAGCCCGGCCTAAGGTATTGCTCAGGCCACCGCCGGCAGCCAAGCTTCGGACCAATCAAGACACAATCAATCTGCGCCGCCGCTAGAGGGCGCGAAAAACACAGACAGGGGCACTCGGGTACTTAGGGGGGAGATGTCTGCAGGCAAGCTTACTAAGCGACCTCAGAAGTGAGGGATGGGTCCTTGAATGGCTCATCCAGGTTAAGTTTTTCTCACCTGAGGTTCGCAGGTGGCAGCCCAAAGCCCATTTCCTGCAATCCCAGCTCCTCCCGTCCTTGTGGTCCCCTAGACTCCCAGCCCCTCTTCCTGATCAAGTTCTGAGGTATCCCCCCACGGACTCCAGCCCTTGTCCCTTCAAGCCTTcagcaccaccaccccacccccagccttgaCGAGTATTTCTCACGTCCCACCCCTCTCACATATGCACCCTCTGAGCTCCCCGACGGCCCCGTACCCGTGAGAGAGTCATAACATTCCACCTCCGTGTTCTCCACCAGGCGCCGCTGCTCCTCACTGAGGCGGGCTGGCCCTGGGCTGGTGgcgggcccgggggcgggggcaggcaggCCTCCAGGGCGGGCGCCCTGCGCCGCCTTCAGCTGCAGCAGTGCCCGGTGATACTTGCCGATGGCTTCCCGGAACTTCTTCTCTCGGTAGCAGCGCTGACCCTCCGCCTTAAACGCCACAGCGGCCCGCAGGCTGCTGTCGAGCGCCGCACCCAGGCCCCCCGACGGCTCTGGGGCAGGACTGGACCGAGCCGACCCATGGCGGGGGCTGGGGCCCGGCGGGGAAAGGGCGGGAGGCGGGCGCGGCGGAGGCTCCGGGGCAGCGCTGAGCATCAGCACCGGGGACAGCGCGCCGCGCTGCATTGTGGGAAACTCCTGCGGCCGCCGCTGCAGCTACCGCATCGCCCCCCGCGGGGCTGGTCCCCACCCTTTCTCCGCCCCCGCACCTCCGGCAGCCGACTCTGGCTGCCCCCTATGGGTCTAGAGAAACCCCTCAAGACTTCCCCACTCTCTCCTTCAAATCCCTTCTTCCCAATCCCCttaccctccccaccctcctgcttGCTCTCCTCTCTCACGCCCAAAGAAAGCTCCTAAACCTTTCTAGAAGGAAAGAACAAGTcgggggaaagagaaggaagataaCAACCTCGCGGAAAACCGGTTTTCAGGCTGCTAGGCATTTGGCATGCTGGATAAGAACACACACTATGGACTCAAGCTGCCCAGATTCAAATACCTGCTTATTTTCTCACTAGTTGTATGAGTTGGACAAATCACCTGAATTACCCGGAACTCTGTATCCTCATCAGTAACATAGGACTGTGGTAGGAACTTTGGAACCCATTCGTTTATCTATTCAacaaacaaatattcactgataTATTTCTGCGCCCAACTCTAGGACCGGGTGATGCTGGGACGTACCAGGGACTAAGAGAGCCTCAGATTCTACCCTCACTGGGTCCCTAGGCAAGTGGGGAGACAGAGCAATGACCAGAGAGTGGCAACCCAGAGCGGGCTAGCCTGGGAAGTACAGGCAGGGGGTGTTGGAGCTGGGATGGGGGAAGAACAACAGGCTCTGAGGGCCCAGAGGAGGCACCCAGCATAGGCTGAGGTGGAGAgtgaagacttcctggaggaggggagaactTGATGAACAAGCCCTCATCGAGCTCACTGTCTGGGTAGGAAAAGCAGTGGGAAAGCAGTCAAGTGACAGCCCAGAGTGAGGGTCACAATAAGAAAGGAGTGTAGAGAAGGAAACCCATGAGAGGCTTTCGAGAGAAAAACTGAGGGTGAATGACTGTCCTTCAACCCTCCTTAGCCACTTACTCAGTGGTGGGACCTTGGCCAAGCTCCTtggttgccgagaccagctcggcgactcgaagtgagtgacgggtgccgcaggcttgaagaagacacagacacagactgaagagaaaagtgggacggggggctcaagacctctaggatcaagagccctgctgactcatcccaggttgcttttattgagttcgtgggctaacattctcaggttacactcataaacatcaaaggcctcacatgactggggcaatgatccttgtttgcctcctgggtccgagctgagcaggtgtggatttgagctgggggtggagagcaaaacagccctgggggcaggagacctctctcagatattaggggtctgtgccccacccctgttggcccctctgcaactgtgcctgtcttaggttgttcctcccttgaggaatcttacccgtctctggctaaccagtcatcctccagggccaaacacggtgatataaggaaggcaccacccctgttggcccctctacggctgtgcctgtcttaggttgttcctcctctgaggaatcttacccgtctttggctaaccagccatccttcaggaccaaacagggtgatattagtctccacgccccgcaccctcagctcctccactgctcaagcaggacattctgaatcccatcgctcggcccacatacttcaacattttcaaggtttcaaaaaggttcccgaatgtcttcccacacttggTCTTCCTTCTCCTGGGTAAGAGGGAGGTAACAAGTGAGCTTACTTCAGAGTTGCTGTAGGAACTGAATTATATTATGCAGGTaaagcacagggcctggtacagTCATGGGCAAATAACAGCCGTTGTTTCTTATCCTCCATGAGACTGTGAGATATGTGATCATAAGTGCCTGACTCTGAGTGGGCATCCACAtttagttgttgaatgaataagtgaatgagtaaCTATGTATTAGCAccatcacccacccccaccccccaagaccAAAGCTTGGGTCTCATTCCCAAGCACCAAGCCTCCATTTCCActgtccccttcccttcccacctcaCATCCTTCCCCTGAAGGCCCCAGGGTAGTTCCCACCCAACAAGCCCAAACCTGAACATAACACCTTTCATCCCAACTGTGGCATCTGCTTCtatattttattgtactttgctGAGTCTCTCCCTGATCCCTGATCCTCCAAAGTTGAACACCTCAGTGGTGAAAACTTTCTCCTCTCTGCACCTCCAAACCCAGGCTTGGTTAAGAGTAATATTCCTGAGACTGGATTCCAGAAGAGCATAAGTCACCTTTCTGTACCTtaggtgtgtttttgttttaagtaaaaacGTCGAAACCCACTGATTCGTAACAAttattttctgagcacctactaaaTGGAAAGGTGCTAGGGGCTCAGTAGAAACAGGGGGCAACTGTACCTCACAGTCCTGCTAGGATGCAATGCTAGCACTTTCGCAACACCTACTAGGTGTCAGAAACGGTCCTAAAGCTTCAGGTTTATGTTAACTCATGTCCTCATCACACCACCTTGAGGTCGGTACTATAATTATACCCAGCGACACTGTGGCACTTCTTAGGTTAAGTAAATCAGATTCCATTTAACAAACTCTTGCTATCAAAGGTCCATTCTATCACAGACTGATGACCCTCACAGGTCATGTGTTGGACTTGTGCAATcgttaaaaaatattgaattagttGCCAACATACAAAAGCAGAGATATTTATGGAACGCAGATACTCAGCTTCCTTCACGAACGAAATCTGAAAATCTGGCAACATCAAGGTAGCATTCGCCATGACTAGCACGGGCATTCTCAGTTTCTCACAGTCGCCATTCCTCCTAGCTTCTCCCCAACCTGAAGATACAGTTTCCCTCGCTTGCACTGCGATTTTTGTCTCAGCATCCCTATCTAACTCCCGCAAGCATTTGCGTTTGGGATCCCGGTTTTACCCCGGCCCGCCGGCGCCTGCGGAAGCCCGCCGGTGTCCCCTGGCGGCGGAATCCAGAATTCTCATTGCGTCTCCCAGCAGCCATTAAGGAACTTGCTGAGAACATCCAATCAGGTGGGAGAGAGGCCGGGAAGTGACCAATCAAAAGCGAGAGGGGGGCCAGACTTGGACCACTGAGGATAGAGAGCGCTCgggataaaaaattattttattgaactgGGAGACAGACACACAAGGAGAGTCTTTTTTTGCTGGGGTCTCCGGGCtcagggagacccgggcaggggGTGGCGGAGCAGGCGGGCGGCGGCGAGGCTGGTGCCCTGGCGCTGGGGCCGCGCGTACTTGAGGAAGACGGCGGcgcggccgggcgcggggcctCGGAGCGCGGCGCGGACCATGCATGGCTCGAGCGGGCCCAGCTCCGCGCGGCTGCGGCGGGGAGACGGAGAGGGGTAGCGGGGGACAGGAAACGACCTGTCCTCGGAGCTTGGGGCTCGAGGCTGAGAAGACAAGCTGACTTGGGTCCCCGAGGACTGCTCAGGGGCTCTCCCGAGGCCGGACACGCGGCTCATCATCTACAGGGACTGGATGGAGGGCGCCGAGGATGGGGGGGACCCCCTATTCTTCCCTCAGGGCGTGGCTAATGGGAGAGCCAGGACCCGCggagagggaaggagtggggCTGAGATGGACAGACATCCAGCTCTACCCCAGGGGCACGGGCTGGAGAAAAGATGATTCACCCTGCCCCGCGGTGGCATGCTTAACGAGATGAGGGGCCCTAGCAGCTAAAGGGACACCACATTCACGGccaggaggggagctgggggaCTCGAGGCTGGCAGACCTCTCATTCTCCACCCTGGAACGCAGTGAGAGCTATCTTCTGCGCCTGGGGAGATCCTATTTTTCACCCTGGAGCAAGGTTAAGGGCCCCTAAATCTGAAAAAACACCCCATTCTCTCAGACACccccagagaaaagcaaatgggaCACCCAGACTAGGCAGACACCCCATTCTCTCTCGCACCCAGGGAACAAGTCTAGTCCcggcccctgcctccccctcgcCCCAACATCTAATTGTCTCAGGTTCTCTGAGACGTTAAAGACAGCGACCTGAAGCCACAGAGACCCTCCGCCGCGGCCATACCTGTAAAGCGCCGGCTCGGGCCCGGAACCCGCCCCATCGAACACCCGCTGTGCCAGGCTCAGCGCCGCAGCAGCACGGCGACCCGGCTCCCATCCTGTGGCCTCGGCCTCCAGCAGAGACAGCTCCAGGAAGTAAGTGGCAAGTAGCAACACCTGCCATTGCGGAGGGTAGCACATCAGGTCACGCCCCTACCCGCGTAGGTCACGCCCCTACCCGCGTAGGTCACGCCCCTGCCCCGCAAACCTGGGAGCCGCTCTGGGCCAGCGCAGCAAGCAGCCCGAGGCAAAGTAGCGGGCCCGGGTGGTGCAGCCGAAAATCCAAGCGGCTCAGGATACGGCGCTCCGCGCGCAGAAGCTCGGCCCGCGAGAAGGAGCCAGCgcccaggaggcagagagaggcggACTGGGAATTGGGGGGAAAGAGGTGGGGGAATCTTGAACGCCGGCTCGTTACTCCCTGCCCTTGAGAGCCTGGGATCTGTTCTGTCCCCTTTCTcgacctcagtttcctcgtctgtaaaatggggccattGATTTGTTGTCTGGAAATCATGGAAAGCAGAGGCTTCAGAGTCAGATAGACTTGCGTTCCCCAGCTCAAACCCTATCGTTACTCACTGTGTGACATGGACATCCACCGAAgctctctgagattcaatttcttcatccataaaacgGAGATATTACTCCCTACTTCACCAGGCAGTTCTGATAAGGCACTGAGTTTATGCATGTTAACTTTACTCAAGAAGGACCATAGCTACTATAACTATTCAAGACTGAGTCCAAGTCAGACAGACATGCTGGGATTCCAAGAGCAGGTAAAGCGCtcgcttggcacacagtaggcgttTAATTTGTGAAACCGCGAGGAAGGGCTTCACCCTCCCAAACCCCACCCTGGAAGTACCTCGGGAAGCACGCACTCTTCTATTTTGCACGCCACGAACAGGCAGGCCACGCCCAGCAGCTGCAGGCGGTGTAGGCGCACCCGGCCCGCGCGCAGGTAGGAATCGAGCAGGTGCACGGCCAGGTAGAGCGTGTCTCCCGCCAGGCCCAGGTACTCCTGGGGAGGGGCACGGGTGATCACCAAGGTTCTAGGCTGCTAcgcaggcccagccctgccctctcccGGTTACGTACGTGCACCTGAACCAGCCAGTCCACCACTAGCGCGCGCATCTCCGCCGTCacggtgcgggggggggggggggggggggggggggggggggggggcagggcccTCCGGGGCAGCGCGCGGCACACCTGGGGTCGAGCAGGGACGCCCTCACACTCCACACCTGTGCCTACGCTTCTCTCCTGGGCTCCAGCCCTGGGTGCAGCAATCTCCTCGCACCAGTTGGATGTCACGAATGCCACACACAAACTGGCCTGCAACGTCCCCTCCGAATATGCTCCTCTTCCGTGTCCCATCTAGAACCCTGGACTTTGTTCTGGACGCCTCAGTTTCCATCTCTCCCGTCAAGCCCCCATGGCCACAGGACTTCCGGACCATCTCCTCCTGGGTTCCCAGACTCCAATCTTAGTCACCAACCCTCAACCCATCCTCCTCAGAGCACCCAGAGAGTCTTTCTAAAGTATAAATCTGACCAAGGAACTTCCCAGCTTAAAACCGTTCCGTGGCTTTCAGTAACCTTAGGGGGAAATCCCAATTGCTCTCAGACTCTCTCAGGCCCTGCTCCAATAtcacctcttccctctctcccttcacaACCCACACTccagctactccagctttcttttggcccTAGACTATGCCAAGCTCAttcctacctcaggacctttgcacctaCGTACCAGCTGTTCCCTCCAGCTGAAATGGCCATTCCCCACTCCTTGCATTGCTGACTTCTCCATCATTCTAGTCTCAGCTAAAATTTCCCTGACTTTTTCTATACTTTTCCTTGCACCCTATCTATcttattgctttattttcttcatattattttcagTCTGGAGATACCCAGCGTTTCCTTGAACGGTTTGTACTTTTGccccactagactgccagggcaGGGATATCTGTCCAGATCACAGCTGTGTCTTGGTTCCTAACAGAGACCCTGGCCGGGGAGAGATGCTCACaagatgtttgttaaataaacGCATCCCTTCAGTATTTCTTCTGGCAGTGCCTGTCTCAGACAGGTTTTTTGTGGACTACCGTGGCCTGCGTTTTGGTTTCCGTGGCGCTTCTGAAATTATCACCTACATTTGCTTATCTCCCCACAGTGAGGACAGATTGTCTCATGTTGCCCATCACAGCatccccagtacctagaacatGCTCAGAAACATTTGTTAATAACTCGCTAAACAGTTAAGTGAGTAAACGTGAGGGACAAGTATGAGGGCTTATAAAGTACCAAAGGAGGGGCTGCAGACAGCCTAAGGAGGATGGGAAGGGGCATTCCCGGTGGCGGAAATCGCACAGGtaacggggcggggggaggggaagccacGAAGTTGTGGGTGGCAGTGGTGTGACGGCTGCAAAGTCAGTGGGAAGTGAGGTGAGAGGCTGGTGAAGTGGGAGTTAGGAAATGCTTGTTGAGTGGCTGTTGGGCGAGCGAGACAGCTTTGCCTTCCCCTAACCCGACCACCTCTCCTGCCCTCCAGGGATATGGGCGGTGCCAGAGTTGCCCAAAGCCCTCAGATCAGCGAGTGTCCGGACCCTGGCCCCACTCACCATGACATCGGCAAAGATGTCCCCGGCGTACTCACGTTCTCCCTCTAGCCCCAGCGCGCTCagagcctcctccagccccggCGGCGCACAAGGCCCCCGGGGCCTCTCCCGGCGTCCTGGGGACAGGCTTCTGCCCGTCGGGCCGCCGTCAGGGACTGGAGTGCTCCGAGACTCTGGATGGAGGGAGGCAGCTGGACTCTGCAACGGAGAGGGGGTAGAGTCAGCGCCTGGAGAGAGGCGCAAGCCGGGAGGTGGGAACCTGGCTCTTGTATCTCACCAGCATCCTTCAGGCTGGCGTCAAGGGCCAAGCCGAGAGCCCGCCTCTTCCCGCTGGAGCGGAGGACCAGCGAGGGGTGCTTTAAATGAGCCTGGGCGCATGCGCGCTGAGCACGCCTCACCTGGACAGGTGCATAGGAAATGGCGAATGCTACATAGGCTGGCTCTGCCCCCTCCAAACCCTCTAGGTCAAGCAGCTGGATCAAATCCTCCTTCCTGCTACTTACTATATGACCAGACGCAGGCCCTCTGAGCCTCACTCTCCTCAGCTATAAATTAGGGATTTCAAAACTTATCCGACAGAGTCATCCTGAGGAATTTATAAGATTGCTTGTTAAATGTCCAGCACAGGGATTAATACAGTAAAACTCAAGGCATGGGAGCTATAAAatcacataataaatattaatagaaagCCTCTCTCTCCTGTAGTGGATATTCAGGGATGAACAAATCACCGGCATTCACTGCCTTTACCAAGCCCACAGCCTACTGCGGAGGTGATCTGCACAAGTCACTGGCGATCGGTTTGGACTAGTGCAGTGGCCTCTTCACTCCTCTCCCTGTACCCACCCTCTACAATCTGCTACCCATATGCAGCCGGACATGATCCTGTGACACCTAAGTCAGATCACACTCTGCCTCTGTTCAGAACATTGTGGCTCCCACATCCCCAAGCTGAAGGTACAAGTGGCCCTATATTATCTTCCCATCCCAAACACACCTTTGAGCTTATTTCCTGCCCCCCTCACTCATTCCTCTCCCATCACACTGGCTTCCTGGCTCATCCTCACCCACACACACCAGGCACagtcctacctcagggcctttgcactggctgttccatCTGCCTGGAACCTCGTCCCTCAGAGATACTTCACTTCCTGTAAAGTGTTTACTCCGATGTTACCTTCTTCATGAAAAGTGCCATCCTGAGCATTTCCTGTCCCCATTCTTTCTATGCACTTATTCTCTCCTTAACACTTACTGCCTTATTGTCTCCCTTCTTATTAGAATGtgaactccatgaggacaggacTTACCTAGttggggctttgttttgtttttttgttgttcatttaatatttattttttatttatttatttatttatttttgctgtattctcagtgcctagaacagggcttggcacatagtTGGTAttcaaacatttgctgaatgaatgagtaaacagGCTGGGTATAATTTTCAAATGGTCTGGAAGGGCCTCTTTGAGGAGGTGATGTTGGAACTGAAACCTGTAAGAGGAGGATCCAGAAATGcaaagagaggggaaaatattCCGGGGGAGGGAAGAGCATGAGcgaaggccctgaggtaggagagCTTGCTATTTTCAGGCAGTGAGAGGTCAGTGAGGCTGGAAAAGTGAGCAGAGAGAAGGGTGTGAGATGCCAGACCACCGGCTTCCTGTCATACTTAAAACTCAAACTCCTTACCCTGGGCACAAGGTCCTTTGGACCCATTGTTATCTCTTTAACCTCATTTCcttctacccccccccccacgcctcTTGAGACACCCTCTCTTCTTTATGTTCCCCAAACACATCTGACACCTGCCTGCCTcgggacctttgcacttgctgttccctttgcctgaacACCCAGTAAGATATTTACATGCTCAAAGTATCTCTGTAcagtacaggcagacctcagagacagTGccagttt includes:
- the CCNP gene encoding LOW QUALITY PROTEIN: cyclin-P (The sequence of the model RefSeq protein was modified relative to this genomic sequence to represent the inferred CDS: inserted 2 bases in 1 codon) gives rise to the protein MLVRYKSQVPTSRLAPLSRRXDSTPSPLQSPAASLHPESRSTPVPDGGPTGRSLSPGRRERPRGPCAPPGLEEALSALGLEGEREYAGDIFADVMVCRALPRRALPPPPPPPPPPPPRTVTAEMRALVVDWLVQVHEYLGLAGDTLYLAVHLLDSYLRAGRVRLHRLQLLGVACLFVACKIEECVLPESASLCLLGAGSFSRAELLRAERRILSRLDFRLHHPGPLLCLGLLAALAQSGSQVLLLATYFLELSLLEAEATGWEPGRRAAAALSLAQRVFDGAGSGPEPALYSRAELGPLEPCMVRAALRGPAPGRAAVFLKYARPQRQGTSLAAARLLRHPLPGSP
- the TTC9B gene encoding tetratricopeptide repeat protein 9B — translated: MQRGALSPVLMLSAAPEPPPRPPPALSPPGPSPRHGSARSSPAPEPSGGLGAALDSSLRAAVAFKAEGQRCYREKKFREAIGKYHRALLQLKAAQGARPGGLPAPAPGPATSPGPARLSEEQRRLVENTEVECYDSLTACLLQSELVNYERVREYCLKVLEKQQGNFKATYRAGIAFYHLGDYARALRYLQEARSREPTDTNVLRYIQLTQLKMNRCRLQREDSGAGAGSGSGARDVIG